One stretch of Tenacibaculum sp. MAR_2010_89 DNA includes these proteins:
- a CDS encoding ion transporter, which produces MKKQPQNWKDKLHEVIYEADTRGGKFFDIILLIAILSSVLFVMLESVDDIQLKYGNILNVGEWVLTILFSIEYILRIISIKKPSKYIFSFYGIIDFLSTIPKYLSIFFIGTHSLVALRALRLLRIFRILKLARFIGESNNFIKALKASRAKIAVFLFFVLILCMILGTIMYLIEGGENGFTSIPRSVYWAVVTLTTVGYGDIAPHTPFGQFVASIIMVLGYGIIAVPTGIVTSEMTKISDVNLNTQSCPNCSHGDHNDDAIYCNHCGSKLHN; this is translated from the coding sequence TTGAAAAAGCAACCACAAAATTGGAAAGACAAACTTCATGAAGTTATTTATGAAGCTGACACGCGTGGTGGTAAGTTTTTTGATATTATTTTATTAATCGCTATTTTATCTTCTGTGCTTTTTGTTATGTTAGAAAGTGTTGATGATATTCAATTAAAATATGGTAACATCTTAAATGTTGGAGAATGGGTTTTAACCATTCTTTTCTCCATAGAATATATTCTTAGAATAATCTCAATAAAAAAACCATCAAAATACATTTTTAGCTTTTATGGTATTATTGATTTCTTATCAACTATTCCTAAATATCTTTCTATATTTTTTATAGGAACCCATAGTTTAGTTGCTTTAAGAGCACTACGTTTATTACGTATTTTTAGAATTTTAAAACTAGCTCGATTTATTGGAGAGTCTAATAATTTTATAAAAGCATTAAAAGCAAGTAGAGCTAAGATAGCGGTGTTTCTTTTTTTTGTACTTATTTTATGTATGATTCTTGGTACAATTATGTACTTAATAGAAGGAGGTGAAAATGGTTTTACAAGCATTCCTAGAAGTGTTTATTGGGCTGTAGTAACATTAACCACAGTTGGTTATGGAGATATTGCTCCCCACACTCCTTTTGGTCAATTTGTTGCGAGTATTATTATGGTATTAGGATATGGAATTATTGCTGTGCCTACAGGTATTGTTACTTCTGAAATGACTAAAATTAGTGATGTAAACCTAAACACTCAATCGTGCCCGAATTGTTCTCATGGAGACCATAATGATGATGCCATATACTGTAATCATTGTGGTAGTAAATTACACAATTAA
- a CDS encoding GlmU family protein — MNYILFDGDVRNALLPFTYTKPVADLRVGILTIREKWENFLGGTTTTVTEEYLEEKYPMVEMEENVLINASFLPTEILIENIKGLKPNQAIFKDEDVIAFYTTDTQEEVDFSRYEAIEFEGEVLQIKNTWDIFSLNAKAIKADFDLITEGRESEPIPETVNCINKEDIFLEEGAKLTFATLNATNGPIYIGRNAEIMEGCVIRGGLAMCENSVLKMGAKIYGATTLGPYCKVGGEVNNSVLFGYSSKGHEGYLGNSVLGEWCNLGADTNNSNLKNNYAEVKLWNYETGRFAKTGLQFCGLMMGDHSKCGINTMFNTGTVIGVSANIFGSGFPRNFVPSYSWGGASGFTEYKTNKVFEVAEVVMKRRHIEFDDQERKILEHVFEETKQYRNY; from the coding sequence ATGAATTATATTTTATTTGATGGTGATGTACGAAATGCTTTATTACCATTTACATACACTAAACCTGTAGCTGACTTAAGAGTTGGTATTTTGACTATTAGAGAGAAATGGGAGAACTTTTTAGGGGGTACAACCACTACAGTTACTGAAGAGTATTTAGAAGAGAAGTACCCAATGGTTGAAATGGAAGAAAATGTATTAATTAATGCTTCTTTTTTACCAACAGAAATATTGATTGAAAATATTAAAGGTTTAAAGCCGAATCAAGCAATATTTAAAGATGAAGATGTAATAGCTTTTTATACTACGGATACACAAGAAGAAGTTGATTTTTCAAGATATGAAGCTATAGAGTTTGAAGGAGAAGTATTACAAATTAAAAATACTTGGGATATTTTTTCATTAAATGCGAAAGCGATAAAAGCTGATTTCGATTTAATAACAGAAGGACGAGAGTCTGAACCAATTCCAGAAACAGTTAATTGTATAAACAAAGAAGATATTTTCTTAGAGGAAGGAGCTAAGTTAACTTTTGCTACTTTAAATGCAACTAATGGACCTATTTACATAGGTAGGAATGCAGAAATAATGGAAGGTTGTGTTATTAGAGGAGGATTAGCAATGTGTGAAAACTCTGTTTTAAAAATGGGAGCAAAAATATATGGAGCTACTACATTAGGTCCATATTGTAAAGTAGGAGGAGAGGTGAACAACTCAGTGCTTTTTGGGTATTCAAGTAAAGGTCATGAAGGTTATTTAGGTAATTCAGTACTAGGTGAGTGGTGTAATTTAGGAGCAGATACCAATAATTCTAATTTAAAAAATAATTATGCTGAGGTTAAATTATGGAATTATGAAACAGGTAGATTTGCTAAAACTGGGTTGCAGTTTTGTGGCCTAATGATGGGAGATCATTCTAAATGTGGTATCAATACAATGTTTAATACAGGTACAGTAATAGGAGTGTCTGCTAATATTTTTGGTAGTGGTTTTCCTCGTAATTTTGTACCATCATATAGTTGGGGAGGAGCATCAGGCTTTACAGAGTATAAGACAAATAAAGTTTTTGAAGTTGCTGAGGTAGTAATGAAAAGAAGGCATATAGAATTTGATGATCAAGAAAGAAAAATTCTTGAGCATGTTTTCGAAGAAACTAAACAATATAGAAATTATTAA
- a CDS encoding OmpH family outer membrane protein, with amino-acid sequence MKLKITFFITIFFIGLASAQTKVGTVNSDLIIGKMPQMKSVIKRLENYSKELDSSFQLKAKTYQSKIEAFKKVEKTITDNDRKTKIQELAAIEQDMAKFRKNGSTMMQLRRDEYMRPLYRKLNEIVKEVAKANGYSQVLTTNGNEFAYIDDRYDITKLVLSKLGIKE; translated from the coding sequence ATGAAATTAAAAATCACTTTTTTTATAACTATTTTTTTTATCGGATTAGCTAGTGCTCAAACTAAAGTAGGTACTGTTAATAGCGATTTAATTATTGGTAAAATGCCTCAAATGAAAAGTGTTATAAAAAGACTTGAAAATTACAGTAAAGAATTAGACTCTTCTTTTCAATTAAAAGCTAAAACTTACCAATCAAAAATAGAAGCTTTTAAAAAAGTAGAAAAAACCATTACTGATAATGACAGAAAGACAAAAATTCAAGAATTAGCAGCTATAGAACAAGATATGGCAAAGTTCCGTAAAAACGGTAGCACTATGATGCAACTTCGCCGTGATGAATATATGCGCCCACTATATAGAAAGTTAAATGAGATTGTTAAAGAAGTAGCTAAAGCTAATGGTTATAGTCAAGTTTTAACCACTAATGGAAATGAATTTGCTTATATTGACGATCGTTATGACATTACTAAATTAGTATTAAGTAAACTAGGCATTAAAGAATAA
- a CDS encoding choice-of-anchor V domain-containing protein, translated as MRKDYFFKLTLFLIPLLGFMFISFSGGRDSAFSSSPGDSNNNCTTCHAGTATAANLSVTTDIPVTGYEFNTEYNITVTNSGGGTRNGFQVTAEKDSDNSKIGTFAAGGADTKAVNSNSRATHTSSGNSQSTWSVKWTSPSSDQGKVTFYAASISGNGNGNTGGDATFTGKSGSTPSLGVDDAKLLNFKMYPNPVGNVVKIDLPSDTREAKVQVYDYTGKLLKSENVSLLQKEVNIEELPIGMYLLKIISEDKLGVKHFIKK; from the coding sequence ATGAGGAAAGACTACTTTTTTAAATTAACACTATTTTTAATTCCTTTATTAGGCTTTATGTTTATTTCTTTTTCAGGAGGAAGGGATAGTGCTTTTTCAAGCTCTCCAGGAGATTCAAATAATAATTGTACTACTTGTCATGCGGGTACAGCAACAGCTGCAAACTTGTCGGTAACAACAGATATACCAGTAACTGGGTATGAGTTTAATACAGAATACAATATAACTGTTACAAACTCAGGAGGAGGAACTAGAAATGGATTTCAAGTAACAGCAGAAAAAGATTCGGATAATTCTAAAATAGGGACTTTTGCAGCTGGCGGTGCAGATACAAAAGCAGTTAACAGTAATTCTAGAGCAACTCACACTAGTTCAGGTAATAGTCAAAGTACATGGAGTGTGAAATGGACATCGCCTTCTAGCGATCAAGGAAAAGTAACTTTTTATGCAGCCTCAATATCTGGTAATGGAAATGGAAATACTGGTGGAGATGCTACATTTACAGGTAAATCAGGATCAACACCTTCTTTAGGTGTAGATGATGCAAAATTATTAAACTTTAAAATGTATCCTAATCCGGTAGGAAATGTTGTAAAGATAGATTTACCTTCAGACACAAGAGAAGCTAAGGTACAGGTATATGACTATACTGGAAAATTATTGAAATCGGAGAATGTATCTTTACTTCAAAAAGAAGTTAATATTGAAGAGCTACCAATAGGAATGTACTTATTAAAAATAATTTCTGAAGATAAATTAGGAGTAAAACATTTTATAAAAAAATAA
- a CDS encoding 6-phosphogluconate dehydrogenase, translating to MKKILALILIIITLIAGLYYAFIYFVPYSEGVRSGELIKISYKGIAIKTWEGEISQGISGAQIFAFSVEDRNEKVIKDLQKYQGRYVKVHYTERFSTFFWLGDTKYFITKVEEEQSPHFRGVTNDTKEK from the coding sequence ATGAAGAAAATACTTGCTTTAATATTAATTATAATAACATTAATTGCTGGATTATACTATGCATTTATATACTTTGTTCCTTATAGTGAAGGTGTACGTTCAGGTGAACTTATAAAAATTAGTTATAAAGGTATTGCTATAAAAACATGGGAGGGCGAAATTAGTCAAGGAATATCTGGAGCACAAATTTTTGCTTTTTCTGTAGAAGACAGAAATGAGAAAGTAATTAAAGACTTACAAAAATACCAAGGTCGATATGTAAAAGTACATTACACTGAACGTTTTAGTACTTTTTTTTGGTTAGGAGATACTAAATATTTCATCACAAAGGTAGAAGAAGAACAATCGCCACATTTTAGAGGAGTTACAAATGACACAAAAGAAAAATAA
- a CDS encoding acyl-CoA thioesterase has translation MTQKKNNFKNVEETRITISELMLPSHANFSGKIHGGYILNLMDQIAFACASKHSGTYCVTASVDTVDFLNPIEVGELVTMKASINYVGKTSMVVGIRVESENIQTGKVNHCNSSYFTMVSKNEDGQGISVPGIIINDDIEMRRFLKAIKRIEMKKNRQEEFDSDHFTPNNYIKDLEAYNVKIDL, from the coding sequence ATGACACAAAAGAAAAATAATTTTAAAAATGTAGAAGAAACTCGTATTACGATTTCTGAACTTATGCTTCCTTCACACGCTAATTTTAGTGGTAAAATACATGGAGGTTATATTCTAAATTTAATGGATCAAATTGCTTTTGCTTGTGCTTCAAAACATTCAGGTACTTATTGTGTAACTGCTTCTGTTGATACAGTTGATTTTTTAAATCCAATAGAGGTGGGTGAACTGGTAACAATGAAAGCTTCAATTAATTATGTAGGGAAAACCTCAATGGTTGTAGGAATTCGTGTAGAATCTGAAAATATTCAAACAGGGAAAGTTAACCACTGTAATTCTTCTTATTTTACTATGGTTTCTAAAAACGAAGATGGCCAAGGGATTTCTGTTCCTGGAATTATTATTAATGACGATATTGAAATGAGACGTTTTTTAAAGGCAATTAAACGTATTGAAATGAAAAAAAATCGACAAGAGGAATTTGACAGTGATCATTTTACACCCAATAATTATATTAAAGATTTAGAAGCTTATAACGTAAAAATAGATTTATAA
- the miaA gene encoding tRNA (adenosine(37)-N6)-dimethylallyltransferase MiaA yields the protein MTNTLITIVGATAIGKTALSIKLAQHFGCDIISCDSRQFYKEMKIGTAVPDDNELASAPHHFIQNRSIFEDYNVGQFEKEALAKLDTLFKKKPIQIMVGGSGLYVDAVLKGLDYFPDVDPQIRIDLTQQLEEKGIEHLQQQLEKLDIEAFNTIAIDNPHRLTRALEICIGTNKTYSSFKNKPKTLRNFKSIKIGLTADREIMYNRINKRVDIMMNSGLLEEAKSLYQHKHLNALQTVGYRELFSSFDGDFPLSFAVEEIKKNTRRFAKRQGTWFRKDPNINWFDFKENHLTIINKIDSFL from the coding sequence ATGACAAATACTCTAATTACTATTGTTGGCGCAACCGCTATAGGTAAAACTGCTTTAAGTATTAAACTAGCACAGCACTTTGGTTGTGATATTATTTCATGCGACTCTCGTCAATTTTATAAAGAAATGAAAATTGGAACTGCAGTTCCTGATGACAATGAACTTGCATCTGCGCCTCATCATTTTATTCAAAACAGAAGCATTTTTGAAGATTATAATGTAGGTCAGTTTGAAAAAGAGGCATTAGCTAAACTAGATACACTTTTTAAGAAAAAACCTATTCAAATAATGGTTGGTGGTAGTGGTTTATACGTAGACGCTGTTTTAAAAGGCTTAGACTATTTTCCTGATGTTGATCCACAAATTAGAATAGATTTAACACAACAATTAGAAGAAAAAGGAATTGAACACCTTCAACAACAATTAGAAAAACTAGATATTGAAGCATTTAACACCATAGCTATAGACAATCCTCACAGATTAACTCGTGCTTTAGAAATTTGTATTGGCACTAACAAAACATATTCTTCTTTTAAAAACAAACCTAAAACACTTCGTAATTTTAAAAGTATTAAAATAGGTTTAACAGCTGATAGAGAAATCATGTACAACCGTATAAACAAACGTGTTGACATTATGATGAATTCTGGATTACTTGAAGAAGCAAAAAGTTTATATCAACATAAACATTTAAACGCATTGCAAACAGTTGGTTATAGAGAATTATTCTCTTCCTTTGATGGTGATTTTCCTTTAAGTTTTGCGGTAGAGGAAATTAAAAAAAATACGCGAAGATTTGCTAAACGCCAAGGAACTTGGTTTAGAAAAGATCCAAATATTAATTGGTTTGATTTTAAAGAAAATCATTTAACAATCATAAATAAAATTGATTCTTTTTTATAA
- a CDS encoding PASTA domain-containing protein, which produces MSKFSERIKGLFEFIKSKSFFMQLGIAILSVVVLIFLLQWWLGITTNHNQKIEVPNLAKLSLTNVETKLNELNLDYVVIDSATYNPNYPKKAVLEQNPEAGDFVKEGRKIYLTLNPSKYRDVEIPDLNGRTRRQATTHLRSIGFKVGKDVTWVRDLGKDVVRGLKYKGNKIEPKTKLPKQSTIDLILGDGNGN; this is translated from the coding sequence ATGAGTAAATTTTCAGAACGTATTAAAGGTTTATTTGAGTTTATTAAAAGTAAAAGCTTTTTTATGCAATTAGGAATTGCAATTTTGAGTGTTGTTGTTTTAATATTCCTATTGCAATGGTGGTTAGGTATTACTACTAATCATAATCAAAAAATCGAAGTGCCTAATTTAGCTAAGTTATCATTAACAAATGTTGAAACTAAGTTAAATGAACTTAATTTAGATTACGTAGTTATTGACAGTGCTACTTATAATCCTAATTATCCTAAAAAGGCAGTGTTAGAGCAAAATCCTGAAGCTGGTGATTTTGTAAAAGAAGGAAGAAAAATATATTTAACATTGAATCCTTCAAAATATCGTGATGTTGAAATACCAGATTTAAATGGACGTACTCGTAGGCAAGCAACTACACATTTAAGATCTATTGGTTTTAAAGTTGGAAAAGATGTTACTTGGGTTCGAGATTTAGGTAAAGATGTAGTAAGAGGATTAAAGTATAAAGGAAACAAAATTGAACCAAAAACTAAGTTACCAAAACAATCTACAATAGATTTAATTTTGGGTGATGGTAATGGTAATTAA
- a CDS encoding glycoside hydrolase family 25 protein has translation MKTFNDFEKKIIQEISKSPINEITDVKNILEKIFFNKSEGKAIIIQLNEQYAMYFLSVEIFDDVDKRKTAIQEFSQFVTVLNYLDSHGYISIFRNNHYVRERVSFISDEFINPRIENKKLVLNNEGLHSIKPEEIKNKNGVVLYKGIEFNDSFFIIKNMIGKLLISDRIFELIKSFEPQTEEIIKPKTNFFHKFHLLSLIPAFLLLCLTGLFFTHHHKKTQQLLQKYDSIIPHKKPIITTPTKVAIKKYGIDISRWNGNVLNHSLPDSLSFVICKATEGLTLTDPMFRLNWLRIQKMNLKRGAYHFFIIEDSPVKQAEYFWSRIKDRNINDFPPIVDIESGSTNSIPNASTIQKNLLAFITHLENLSGVRPIIYSSYYYANEYLTNKLFSRYPLWVADYDSKKQPKVPNVWKDKGWLLWQKTSSFKVNSILTDLNVLNQKKN, from the coding sequence ATGAAAACTTTTAATGATTTTGAAAAGAAAATTATACAAGAAATTAGTAAGTCTCCTATTAATGAGATTACTGATGTAAAAAACATCTTGGAAAAAATCTTCTTTAACAAATCTGAAGGTAAAGCAATTATTATACAACTAAATGAACAATACGCAATGTATTTTTTATCAGTTGAAATTTTTGATGATGTTGACAAAAGAAAAACTGCCATTCAAGAATTTAGTCAGTTTGTTACTGTATTAAATTATTTAGATTCACATGGATATATTTCTATATTCAGAAATAATCATTATGTAAGAGAACGAGTAAGCTTTATAAGTGATGAGTTTATTAACCCTAGAATTGAAAACAAAAAATTAGTTTTAAATAATGAAGGTTTACATAGCATAAAACCTGAAGAAATTAAAAATAAAAACGGTGTAGTACTTTATAAAGGAATTGAATTTAATGATAGTTTTTTCATTATTAAAAACATGATTGGAAAACTATTAATATCCGATCGTATTTTTGAGCTTATAAAATCTTTTGAACCTCAAACAGAAGAAATCATTAAACCAAAAACAAACTTTTTTCATAAGTTTCATTTACTAAGCCTTATACCCGCTTTTTTACTACTATGTTTAACAGGCTTATTTTTCACTCATCATCACAAAAAAACACAACAATTACTACAAAAGTACGATTCCATAATCCCACATAAAAAACCAATAATAACTACTCCAACTAAAGTTGCTATTAAAAAATACGGAATAGATATTTCAAGATGGAATGGAAATGTTTTAAACCACTCTCTTCCTGATAGTCTTTCATTTGTTATATGCAAAGCTACAGAAGGTTTAACTTTAACTGACCCTATGTTTCGATTAAATTGGTTACGAATACAAAAAATGAATCTAAAAAGAGGAGCTTACCATTTTTTCATCATTGAAGATTCACCTGTAAAACAAGCTGAGTATTTTTGGAGTAGGATTAAAGATAGAAATATTAACGATTTCCCTCCAATAGTAGATATTGAAAGTGGGAGTACCAACTCTATTCCTAATGCAAGCACTATTCAAAAAAATTTACTAGCTTTTATTACCCATCTTGAAAATTTATCAGGAGTTCGCCCTATAATATATTCAAGCTATTATTATGCCAACGAATACTTAACTAATAAACTCTTTAGCAGATATCCTCTATGGGTAGCTGATTATGATTCTAAAAAACAACCCAAAGTACCAAATGTTTGGAAAGACAAAGGCTGGTTACTTTGGCAAAAAACCTCTTCTTTTAAAGTTAACTCAATTTTAACCGACTTAAACGTACTTAATCAAAAGAAAAATTAA
- the coaD gene encoding pantetheine-phosphate adenylyltransferase: MKKAIFPGSFDPITLGHVDIIERGVTLFDELVIAIGINSDKKYMFSLEERKRFIEETFKHEPKIKVVTYSGLTVNFCKEVNAQFILRGLRNPADFEFEKAIAHTNRKLSEIETVFLLTSSGKSYISSSIVRDVIRNDGDYTGLVPDAVKI; the protein is encoded by the coding sequence ATGAAGAAAGCTATTTTTCCAGGATCGTTTGACCCTATTACATTAGGCCATGTTGATATTATTGAACGTGGAGTTACCTTATTTGATGAGCTAGTTATTGCTATTGGTATAAATTCAGATAAAAAATACATGTTTTCCTTAGAAGAACGTAAACGTTTTATTGAAGAAACATTTAAACATGAACCAAAAATTAAAGTAGTTACTTATAGCGGATTAACTGTTAACTTTTGTAAAGAAGTTAATGCGCAGTTTATTTTAAGAGGTTTACGTAACCCTGCTGATTTTGAATTTGAAAAAGCTATAGCACATACTAATCGTAAACTTTCTGAAATCGAAACAGTTTTCTTATTAACCTCATCTGGAAAGAGCTACATATCATCGTCAATTGTTCGTGATGTTATAAGAAATGATGGTGATTACACTGGACTAGTACCTGATGCTGTAAAAATTTAA
- a CDS encoding M14 family metallopeptidase: MKKLSLLLLFIFLNSCKEAIKFEKKNFTTLFEKSNGTETPEYNDVISFYKNLADSYSEISLFEIGETDSGKPLHLAVFNNDGKIDLKSLKKSSKNRILINNGIHPGESDGIDASMMLLRDIVQNDSLKKAYNNSLICVIPIYNIGGSLNRNSHTRANQNGPKEYGFRGNARNFDLNRDFIKQDTKNAAAFATIFHSVNPDIFIDNHVSNGADYQYAITHLFTQHNKLGGNLGVFLEKEMRPHIEKSLAKKQIPITPYVNVWGNTPEKGWSQFFDSPRYSTGYTTLFNTLGLMVETHMLKPYKVRVEQTYELLLSTLDFSEKESSRIKTLRKRNLKELLTQKTYPITFKVDKNNPSTLNFKGYEGIYINSEVTNGKRLFYDKSKPYNKKISYYNNFNTTKEITIPKAYIIQQGWHKVIERLKNNKIVFTHFKNDTTLTVETQHIANFNTRKSAYEGHYLHYNTTVKKATKTIKFRKGDIYISTQQKGIRYIIETLEAEATDSFFNWNFFDTILQQKEGFSSYVFEDIAVQFLKENPAVKKELEEKIKVDDGFAKNPYAQLYFVYKKTPHYEQAHLKLPIYKFF; this comes from the coding sequence ATGAAAAAACTATCGCTACTACTACTATTCATATTTTTAAATTCTTGTAAAGAAGCCATAAAATTTGAAAAGAAAAACTTCACAACATTATTTGAAAAATCTAACGGTACCGAGACTCCTGAATACAATGATGTAATTTCTTTTTATAAAAACTTAGCTGATTCCTACAGCGAAATTTCACTATTTGAAATAGGTGAAACAGATTCTGGAAAACCACTACATTTAGCTGTTTTTAATAACGATGGTAAAATCGATTTAAAAAGTTTAAAAAAATCTTCAAAAAATAGAATTTTAATCAACAATGGTATTCATCCAGGTGAATCAGATGGGATTGACGCTTCCATGATGTTATTAAGAGATATTGTTCAAAATGATTCTTTAAAAAAAGCATATAATAACTCTTTAATCTGTGTTATACCAATATATAATATTGGTGGATCTCTTAATAGAAACTCACACACTAGAGCTAATCAAAACGGTCCTAAAGAATACGGTTTTAGAGGTAATGCCAGGAATTTTGACTTAAATAGAGACTTCATAAAACAAGATACTAAAAACGCAGCAGCTTTTGCAACTATTTTCCACTCAGTAAATCCAGATATTTTTATTGATAATCATGTAAGTAACGGTGCCGATTATCAATATGCAATTACCCATTTATTTACACAACACAATAAGTTAGGTGGAAACCTTGGTGTTTTTTTAGAAAAAGAAATGCGTCCGCATATTGAAAAATCTTTGGCTAAAAAACAAATCCCTATTACTCCTTATGTAAATGTATGGGGAAACACTCCAGAGAAAGGCTGGTCTCAATTTTTCGATTCTCCAAGATATTCAACAGGATATACTACTTTATTTAACACTCTAGGGTTAATGGTAGAAACTCACATGTTAAAACCCTATAAAGTTCGTGTTGAGCAAACCTATGAACTATTACTTTCTACATTAGATTTTTCAGAAAAAGAATCATCGAGAATTAAAACCCTACGAAAAAGAAACCTTAAAGAGTTACTAACTCAGAAAACATATCCAATTACTTTCAAAGTTGACAAAAACAATCCTAGTACTTTAAATTTTAAAGGCTATGAAGGTATTTATATTAATAGTGAAGTAACCAATGGAAAACGCTTGTTTTATGATAAATCTAAACCTTACAATAAAAAAATATCTTATTACAACAACTTTAATACAACAAAAGAAATAACAATCCCAAAAGCTTATATCATACAGCAAGGTTGGCATAAAGTAATTGAAAGGCTTAAAAACAATAAAATAGTATTCACACACTTTAAAAATGACACAACCCTAACTGTCGAGACTCAACATATAGCTAATTTCAATACTAGAAAATCAGCTTATGAAGGACATTATTTACACTATAATACTACGGTAAAGAAAGCAACTAAAACTATTAAATTCAGAAAAGGTGATATTTACATTTCAACACAACAAAAAGGAATACGATACATTATTGAAACTCTAGAAGCTGAAGCTACTGATTCTTTTTTTAACTGGAATTTTTTTGATACTATTTTACAACAAAAAGAAGGTTTCTCTAGCTATGTTTTTGAAGATATTGCAGTCCAATTCTTGAAAGAAAATCCCGCAGTTAAAAAAGAGTTAGAAGAAAAAATAAAAGTAGATGATGGCTTTGCTAAAAACCCATATGCGCAATTGTATTTTGTATACAAAAAAACGCCGCATTATGAACAAGCTCATCTAAAACTTCCTATTTATAAATTTTTTTAA
- a CDS encoding D-alanine--D-alanine ligase translates to MKKNIAIVMGGYSSEVNISLQSGAVVYKHLNKEKYNTYKVHILSNKWVVVDADETEYPIDKNDFSFTKNTTKITFDCVFNAIHGNPGENGSLLAYFDLIQMKHTSAPFYQMALTFNKRDSLSVVKHYGIPTAKSVYINQGDTFSTDDIIQKVGLPCFVKPNNAGSSFGISKVHSIEKLIPAIEKAYKEDSEILIESFLDGTEVSVGVIQYKGETTVLPITEIVSENDFFDYEAKYLGKSKEITPARLTEQQEAKVREIAKKAYEILNMSGFSRSEYILVNDEPHFLEMNTVPGLTEASILPQQANEVGISLSELFENAIEMAIK, encoded by the coding sequence ATGAAAAAAAATATAGCTATTGTTATGGGAGGGTATTCCTCAGAGGTAAATATATCCTTACAAAGCGGTGCAGTTGTTTACAAACATCTTAATAAAGAAAAATACAATACATATAAAGTTCATATCTTATCTAACAAATGGGTAGTTGTTGATGCTGATGAAACTGAATATCCTATAGATAAAAATGACTTTTCATTTACAAAAAACACTACTAAAATTACTTTTGATTGTGTTTTTAATGCAATACATGGAAACCCTGGAGAAAATGGTAGTCTTTTAGCATATTTTGATCTTATACAAATGAAGCACACCTCTGCTCCTTTCTACCAAATGGCTTTAACATTTAATAAAAGAGATAGCTTAAGTGTTGTAAAACATTATGGTATCCCTACTGCTAAATCAGTATATATTAATCAAGGAGATACATTTTCTACGGATGATATTATTCAAAAAGTAGGACTTCCTTGCTTTGTAAAACCAAACAATGCAGGTTCTAGTTTTGGTATTTCAAAAGTACACTCTATTGAAAAACTTATTCCTGCAATAGAAAAAGCATACAAAGAAGATTCTGAAATTTTAATTGAAAGTTTTTTAGATGGAACTGAAGTTTCTGTAGGAGTTATTCAATATAAAGGAGAAACAACAGTTTTACCAATTACCGAAATAGTTTCTGAAAATGACTTTTTTGACTATGAAGCAAAGTACCTAGGTAAATCAAAAGAAATTACACCAGCACGATTAACAGAACAACAAGAAGCCAAAGTAAGAGAAATAGCTAAAAAAGCATATGAAATATTAAATATGAGTGGTTTTTCTAGATCTGAATATATCTTGGTAAATGATGAACCTCATTTTTTAGAAATGAATACCGTACCTGGTTTAACAGAGGCTAGTATTTTACCGCAACAGGCAAATGAAGTAGGAATATCGTTAAGTGAGTTATTTGAAAATGCTATTGAAATGGCTATCAAATAA